A single region of the Sciurus carolinensis chromosome 14, mSciCar1.2, whole genome shotgun sequence genome encodes:
- the Trim32 gene encoding E3 ubiquitin-protein ligase TRIM32 translates to MASAAASHLNLDALREVLECPICMESFTEEQLRPKLLHCGHTICRQCLEKLLASSINGVRCPFCSKITRITSLTQLTDNLTVLKIIDTAGLSEAVGLLMCRSCGRRLPRQFCRSCSLVLCEPCREADHQPPSHCTLPVKEAAEERRRDFGEKLTRLRELMGELQRRKVALEGVSKDLQARYKAVLQEYGHEERRVQDELARSRKFFTGSLAEVEKCNSQVVEEQSYLLNIAEVQAVSRCDYFLAKIKQADVALLEETADEEEPELTASLPRELTLQDVELLKVGHVGPLQIGQAVKKPRTVNMEDSWAMEAAASAASTSVTFREMDMSPEEVVASPRASPAKQRGSEAATNIQQCLFLKKMGAKGSTPGMFNLPVSLYVTSQGEVLVADRGNYRIQVFTRKGFLKEIRRSPSGIDSFVLSFLGADLPNLTPLSVAMNCHGLIGVTDSYDNSLKVYTLDGHCVACHRSQLSKPWGITALPSGQFVVTDVEGGKLWCFTVDRGAGVVKYSCLCSAVRPKFVTCDAEGTVYFTQGLGLNLENRQNEHHLEGGFSIGSVGPDGQLGRQISHFFSENEDFRCIAGMCVDARGDLIVADSSRKEILHFPKGGGYSVLIREGLTCPVGIALTPKGQLLVLDCWDHCIKIYSYHLRRYSTP, encoded by the coding sequence ATGGCTTCAGCAGCAGCTTCTCACCTGAACTTGGATGCCCTCCGTGAAGTGCTGGAATGCCCCATCTGTATGGAATCCTTCACAGAAGAGCAGCTGCGACCCAAGCTCTTGCACTGTGGCCACACCATCTGCCGCCAGTGCCTGGAGAAGCTCCTGGCTAGTAGCATCAATGGGGTCCGCTGTCCCTTTTGCAGCAAGATCACCCGCATAACCAGCCTGACTCAGCTCACAGACAACCTGACAGTGCTGAAGATCATCGACACAGCTGGGCTCAGTGAGGCCGTGGGGCTGCTCATGTGCCGGTCCTGTGGGCGGCGGCTGCCCCGGCAGTTCTGCAGGAGCTGTAGTTTGGTGTTGTGTGAGCCTTGCCGGGAGGCAGACCACCAACCTCCCAGCCATTGTACACTCCCCGTCAAAGAGGCAGCTGAGGAGCGGCGTCGGGACTTTGGAGAAAAGTTGACTCGTCTGCGGGAGCTCATGGGGGAGCTGCAGCGGCGGAAGGTAGCTTTGGAAGGTGTCTCCAAGGACCTTCAGGCCAGGTATAAAGCAGTCCTCCAAGAGTACGGGCATGAGGAGCGCAGGGTCCAGGATGAGTTGGCTCGTTCTCGGAAGTTCTTCACAGGCTCTTTGGCTGAAGTTGAGAAGTGCAATAGTCAAGTGGTAGAGGAGCAGAGTTACCTGCTTAACATTGCAGAGGTGCAGGCTGTGTCTCGCTGTGACTACTTTCTGGCCAAGATCAAGCAGGCCGATGTAGCCCTACTGGAGGAGACAGCTGATGAGGAGGAGCCAGAGCTCACTGCCAGCTTGCCCCGGGAGCTCACCCTGCAAGATGTGGAGCTCCTTAAGGTAGGTCATGTGGGCCCCCTCCAAATTGGGCAAGCTGTAAAGAAGCCCCGGACAGTTAACATGGAAGATTCCTGGGCCATGGAGGCTGCAGCCTCTGCTGCCTCTACCTCTGTCACATTTAGAGAGATGGACATGAGCCCTGAAGAAGTGGTTGCAAGCCCCAGGGCCTCACCTGCTAAACAGCGGGGTTCTGAGGCAGCCACTAATATCCAACAGTGCCTCTTTCTCAAGAAGATGGGGGCCAAAGGCAGCACTCCAGGCATGTTCAATCTTCCGGTCAGCCTCTACGTGACCAGTCAAGGTGAGGTGCTCGTTGCTGATCGTGGCAACTACCGTATACAAGTCTTCACTCGCAAAGGTTTTTTGAAAGAGATACGCCGCAGCCCCAGTGGCATTGATAGCTTTGTGCTAAGCTTCCTTGGGGCTGATTTGCCCAATCTCACTCCTCTCTCTGTGGCCATGAACTGCCATGGTCTCATTGGTGTGACTGACAGCTATGACAACTCCCTCAAAGTATATACCTTGGATGGCCACTGCGTGGCCTGTCACAGGAGCCAGCTGAGCAAACCATGGGGCATCACAGCCTTGCCATCTGGCCAGTTCGTGGTAACGGATGTGGAAGGTGGAAAGCTTTGGTGTTTTACTGTTGACCGAGGAGCAGGAGTGGTCAAATACAGCTGCCTCTGCAGTGCTGTGAGGCCCAAGTTTGTCACCTGTGACGCTGAAGGCACCGTCTACTTCACCCAGGGCTTGGGCCTCAATCTGGAAAATAGGCAGAATGAGCACCACTTGGAGGGTGGTTTCTCCATTGGTTCGGTGGGCCCTGATGGGCAGCTGGGTCGCCAGATTAGCCACTTCTTCTCGGAGAACGAGGATTTCCGCTGCATCGCTGGCATGTGTGTGGATGCCCGTGGTGACCTCATTGTGGCTGACAGCAGTCGCAAGGAAATTCTCCATTTTCCTAAGGGTGGGGGCTATAGTGTCCTTATTCGAGAAGGGCTCACTTGTCCAGTGGGCATTGCCCTCACTCCTAAGGGACAATTATTGGTCTTGGACTGTTGGGATCATTGCATCAAGATCTACAGCTACCATCTGAGAAGATATTCCACCCCTTAG